Below is a genomic region from Deinococcus koreensis.
GGTGTCGCAGACCACCCAGCGGTTTACGCCGGGCGCGCGGGCGGCCTCGTCCTCCAGCGCCCGGTGCCCGTGGGCGATCTCCAGAAAGTGCTCCGGGCTCAGCATGCCCTGCTCGCGCTCGTACACGTCGCGGCCGTACTCGCGCACCCAGCTCGTGCCCAGGGCCTGCGCCAGAGCGCGGGTCAGGGTGCTCTTGCCGGTGCTCTCGGCGCCCAGGATCACCACGCGCTGCACGAAATGGGCGTAGACGTGCGGATCGAGAAACGCCCGGTGCGCGTGCACATCGGCCCGGAGCCGCGTGCCGCTGATGGGCACGGCCCCGCGCGCCCTGTCCACGCAGACGTGCGCTGCCCCCAGCGACGTCGCGAACGCCTCGCCGTAGTCCTCGGAGGTGTAGACCACATCCGGGCGCACGCTCCAGCCCTCCAGCACGCCGCCCACGTAGGCCCGGTGAACCTCGCCCGGCTCGCTGTTCAGGGGCGGATTCGGGGCGTCGGGGAGCAGATGGAGCCCCGGATACAGCCGCGCCGGGTAGAGGTCGCGGATCCAGCCCCGCCGAACCGGGCTGGGCATGTCCGGAAAGTCCGGGCGCGAGTAGACCCACACGCTGACCTGCCCGCACTCGGCCAGGGCCCGCTCCAGCACCAGCATGTGCCCCCGGTGCAGCGGCGCGAACTTGCCCACGATCAGGCCGTGGCGGCCCTCAGGCAAACGCGACCTCCCGCGCTTCGTCCCGGCGCCACACGCGCCAGCCGTGCAGGCTCATGGCCCCCAGGACGAACTGCAGCACGAACAGCACCCAGTACCCCGTGTGCCAGTAGTACACGGCCTGCACGGCGTTCACCAGCACCCACACCGGCCAGCTCCAGGCCCAGCGGCGCGTGGTGCCGAAATTGGCGATCAGCGACAGCGTGACCGCCGCGAACTGCACCCAGTTCCAGGTCGCCGAGAAGTCCGTGACATACACGGTCAGGGCGAAGATCAGCCCGCTGGCGGCCCAGGTCACGCCGTACCACGCCGCCTCGTTGAATTTCAGCTCGCCCCGGTCGCGGCGTTCCTCCAGCCACCACAGGTACAGCCCGTGCAGGCCGAACAGCAGGTAACAGACCTGCAGCCCCGCCAGCATCCACTCGCCCCCCGCCACGAACAGCAGGAAGTAGGGCAGTACGCTGGCGTTGCTCCAGTGCCAGTACGCGCGGCGCTTGGCGAACAAGAAATACAGCGCCACCAGCACGCACAGGCCGCCCGTGGCGTCCAGCGCCAGGGAAGGGATGGTCAGGCCGAAGAGGGTCATGAGGCCACCTCCAGCAGCCGCTGAGCCGCCGTGTGCCAGGGGCGGGCCTCCAGCACGGGAAAGCCGCGCGCCTGCGCCTCTGCGGCCAGCCACCGCCCGTAGGCCACGCTGACGTCGGCTCGGAGCGCCTGCGGCCCGGCGTCCGGCTCGCGGCCCAGGAAGTTGGCGAGCAGCTGCTCGCGCCCCGGCTCCAGCACCAGCGCGCCCCGCACCCGCCCCGCCTGCACATGCGGCCGCAGTTCCGGCTCGTCCCACAGCTCGGGTGTCAGGTAATTGCCCTCGAGCACGGCAGGCCGACCCCATTCCAGGCGATCCAGAATGACCGCCACCAGCCCACGCCGCAGCGCCCGCGACGATTCGACGGTCACCGCCACGATCTCGTCCACGCTGAGCGAGAAGAAGTCAGGGTGCGTACGCCAGTAGTGCAACGCGGGCTGCTGTTCTGGGGTGGTCAGGTGCTCCAGCAGCACGTCGAAATCGTCCGCCTCGGCCAGTGCCACGCCGAAGTGTCGCGCCAGGGCTCCAGCCACCGACGATTTGCCCACGCCGGACGCGCCGCCGATGAGGAAAACATCCCAGGAGCGGGACGGGAAGGCCGTCACCGGAACGCTCTGCGCCGGCCGAAGTTGCCGTGGGACTGCAGGGCCGCGGAACCGCCACACTGAATACTGAAAGTGGACTTCATAGGAAAACCTCCTGTCGGGCCCCGACACGGTGGCCGGGGCGTGTGCCGGCGAAGGCACCCGCGGGAGTACAGTGGCCCCAGGTGCCCTCCCCAAGGGTCTGGGCGCTGCGTTCGGCGTCGTACGTGCGCTCTTCATTGGCCGGTTCCCGGCACTGGAGGAACCATGACCGCCCACCACCGAATCGCCCGCCCGCTCGGACTGACGCTGATGACGCTCGCCGTCTCCGCCTGCGGGGGCCTGCCCCTGCCCCTCTCGCCCGTCCCGACGGCCACGATCTTCTCCGGGCAGGTCGAGAACGGCACCAACGCCAACCCCCTGCCCACCACCGTTACCATCGTCGGCACGAACCTGCAGGGCGCCACCCTGGATTTCGGTGGGGAAGGGCCCGGCACCGCCCTGAACATCAATTCTGCCGGCACGGTTCTGACCGTCACCGCTCCGCCGAACCGGGCCGGGCGCCGTCCGGTCATCGTGAGCACCCCGAACGGCAAGGTGAATGCCGGGGTGTACACCTTCCGGCAGCCGACTCCCAGGCCCACCGTGTACCTGCTGACCGCCTACCCCACCAGTGGCCTGATCACCGGCGGCACCACCGTCACCCTGGCCTTCGACGGCAACCTGACCTACAACCCGGCCACCCCCGCAGGATTCACCCTGCCCGACGTGTACTTTGGCGCGGCCAGGGCCACCTCGGTCACACCCCCGGTGCAGATCCTCAGCGGCGAGGAACGCTACACCATCACCGCCGTCGCCCCTGCTGGAACCGGGTTCGTGGACGTCACCCTGAGATGCCCGGTCGCCAGTTGCTACACCTTCAGCACCACGAACTCCGTGCCCTTCCGCTACGTGCCGTAGAGAGGAGCGGGGTAGGCGGGGGACGGGGTATTCGGAGTCACGGCCGGGAATGCGGGCTGTCACAGTTCCTCCCCTCCAATCCGGCTGAGCACCGCCACCTGCCGCGCCAGAGCGGTCAGCTTCCAGGCGAAGCCCGATCCAGAGTGGGCGGGCGTCTCCGTCCACTCCCTATCCCGATCTGTCAGCGTCTCCCTGTTCAGCAACCCCAGTTGCCCCAGCCCCAGCAGCGCGGCCCCGAACTCCTGCCGGGTCAGGCCCGCCACGGTCGCGGTGCTGTTTACGGAAATACTGTCTGCATACGGATTGATCGGGTCGAGCAGGTCAAACAGGCCCGCGAGCACGCTTAACTCCCGGTCGGACATGCCCTCGATGATCCGCATGGTCTGGAACTTGTCCAGCGCGGGCGGCGGGAAGCTCAGCACGCACCCGGCCAGCGCCCGCGCGATGAAGCGGAGTTTGTCTTCCGACTCGGCCATCTCGGCGGCGCGAACCGCCTGCACCACGTTCGCCTGGAAGGCATCGGAGGAGAGGTAGGCGTGATCGACCATCTGGGAGAACTCGCGGTGGATGTCCCGGAGTTCAGATTCGAGGTGCCGGGCGAGCCGGGCCGCCTGTTTCTGGTTGGCGTAGGCGTACCAGCCGTGCAGGGATGAAGAAGGCAGGCCCAGCGGTTCGAGGGTCTGGAGGATGGGGAGGAGGGGGGTGAGGGCGTTCATGGATATCTCGCTGGGCGCTTATATGTATCAGACGAATGGGAGAGCGATTGCGGGCAACAAATAAAATATGGTAAATACTGCCCACGACTGCCATTCGCGTGTAGACTTCATCCCTATATTTCCAACCCAAACCCAAACTGGTAGACCTGTCATGGCTACTACGATAAGGAGATACGTAGAGCTCTCCCACGACTTTCCACATATATAATGTGAAGCGAGAAGGGTAAGTGTAGGCGGGACGCCTAATGTAAGAATGATTGGGAGATCAATCGGGGAGCGCATTTTATCCTTTAATGGAGACAGAATCTGTTTTTTCAGATTGCTTGACAATATTGTAGATAATATGAAAATCACCCCCGCCCCCGAATCTCTTCCAACGTGTCCCGCACCAGCATCTCCCCGTCGCGGTACACGGTTCGCATCAGGCTTCCGGGAAAGTCCGTGTCGAAGGTCTTATACGCCTTCGTGACCATGCGGCCGTTCTCCAGCACCAGATCCAGCACGCCGTCTTTACTCCGCTTGCCCGGATCGGTCACGGGGTCTTTGTAGATGCCCCGGTACTCGCCGTCAATCAGGCCCGCGCTGGCCTTGTAGGCGAAGCGCTGGGTGTCGCGGTCGACCTTCTGCAACAGCGCGCCGCCCATGCCAAAACTCACGTTCTCGGCGCTGAAGCCGTCCACGTCCAGGTTGCCCAGAATCTGCCGGATGGTGGCCTCGTCGATCCCGTCGCCCTGAATGACGCGCACGTGCTGGAGCACCTTGTAGCCCCTGGAGTTGGTGGTCGTGCCGAACTTGGCGGCCAGCGCGTTCACGGCGAGGCGCACCATCGCGGGGGGATCGCCACTGTCCGGGCGCACGACCAGGGTGCCGCCCGCGTCGATGACCTGCTGCCTCAACGTGTCGCCCCACAGGACGTTGATGGCGTTCTTCAGGTCGTAGCTGTCGCTGACCACGGCGAACACCGATCCCGGCTTGCTGAAGCGGGCGACCATGTTGCGGTAGGCGTCGACCTCGTGCTCCTTGCCCCAGCTCGTGATCGTGCTGTGTTCGGCGGCGGGGATGGAGAAGGCGGCGATGTCGCTGCCGTAGTGGTTGCGGCCCACGCGCAGGGCCTCCAGCGTGTCGCTGCCCTGGAAATTGATGAGGTGCGCGAGGCCGCCGATGCCGGCGCTTTCGCGGCTGCTCACGCCCCGGCTACCGAAGTCGTGGAGCTTGAAGGGCAGTTCCTCGGCGGCGCGGTCGCTGGACTTCTCCAGCGCGGCGCGGATGATCTCGCGCAGGTGCCAGCTCTGCGTGGCGACCGTGACCGGGTACCACACCCGCATCAGCATGGTCTCGAACCAGCCGACCAGCCAGGGCAGCTCGGGATCGGTGTTGGTCACGCTCATCAGGACGTTGTGGATGGGCACCAGCGTCCCCTCCGGCACGGCACGTACCTCCAGCGGCAGGCGGCCGCCGTGCACGTTGACCACGCGCATCCAGCCCTCGTAGGGGAAGGGCTCGCCGTGCGCCTCGATCAGCGCGCGGGCTTCCTCGACCATCGCGGCGGTCACCCGGCGGGTCAGGTAGCGATCCAGCAGGTACTGCAGCCCGAAGAAGCGCGTGACCGGATAGCGCCCGCCCCGGCTCTCCAGATAGCTGAACAGCCGCGTGGTGCCCGCCGGATACTGCAGGAAGTGGCTGCTCTTGTAGCTGTCGGTGTCGAGGATCAGGTTGTCGTCGCTGAGGAGCGGGGGCTGCGGGGTCTGGAGAGTGGTCATGATGTGCCTCCTAGGATGGCGCCTGCTATGGACTCATAATCCAGAATCTAATTATGAAAACTATGAGCCGCGGCGGTCGATCTTGCTAATCAGGATTCCGATCCATGCCCTCTGACTGCGGGTGAAGGCCGTTCTGGAGCGCGTTCTCATCTCAGGGGTGGTGAGAAGTCCTTCACAGCAGCCGACCCGTCGTTCATTTAGGCTCCCTTCATGACCGTTCCCCGACTTCTGCCTGCAGCGCTCCTGTGCACCCTGCTGCTCAGCTGCGGCGGCACGAACGCCGAGCCCACTACCTCGCCTGCGCCGAAGGGCACGCCCACCCCTGGTTCAGCGCCGTCGCCTGCGCCCAGCCCCACGGCCAACCTGCCGCAGACGAAATGGAGCGACCCGGCCACCTGGGGCGACACGGTGCCCACCGCGGGTCAGAAGGTCACCCTGCCCAGCGGCAGGCGGGTGATCCTCGACGTCTCGCCCCCGGCGCTCGCGGGCCTGACCATTCCAGCGGGAACAGCCCTCGAATTCGCGGATCAGGATCTGACCCTGACCTCCGAGTGGGTGATGGTGCACGGCGAACTGCGGATCGGCAGCGAAGGCAGGCCCTTCACGCACCAGGCCGAGATCGTGATGACCAACACCACTCCCGGCGAGGACGTGATGGGCATGGGCGACCGCGTGCTGGGCGTGATGGACGGCACGCTGGAACTGCACGGCGCCCCGAAGCTGGCCTGGACGCGCCTGGAGAGCACCGCCCCCGCCGGCAGCCGCACCCTGACCCTGCAGCGTGCCCCCGACTGGGCGCCGGGCAGCTCCCTGACGCTGGCGAGCACCGACTTCAATCCGAACCAGACCGAGGAAGTGGTCGTGCAGCGGGTGTCCGGCAGCACGGTCACGCTCGCTACCGGGCTGAAGTACACCCACTGGGCGCAGAGCACCACGCAGGCCGGCCTGACCCTGCACGAACGCGCCGAGGTCGGCCTGCTGACCCGCACTATCCGCATCGGGGCGGGCGAGGACGCCTCCGCGTCGGGCCTGGGCGCGCACGTCATGGTCATGGGGAAGAGTGCGGCGCGTATCGAGAGCACCGAGTTTACGCGGGTCGGGCAGCGCAACACGCTGCGGCGTTACGGCATGCACTTCCACCAGATGGGAGACGCCGCCACGTCGTACTTCCGGGGCAACAGTGTCCACGAGGTCTTCAACCGCTGTGTGGTCGTCCACGGCACCAGTAATCTGCGCGTGCAGGACAACGTGACCCACGACAGCGTGGGCCACTGCCTGTTCCTGGAAGACGGCAACGAGACGGGGAATACCATCAGCGGCAACCTGATCACGCTGGTACGCCGCCCGGACAAGGCGCGCGGCGAGACGCCGCTGCTGGACAGCGATAAGAACCCGTCGGGCTACTGGATCACCAACCCGGCGAACACCGTGAAGGACAACGTGGCGGCGGGCATCCAGGGCACCGGCTTCTGGTACGCGCTGCCCGAACACCCGACCGGGCTGGCGGCGGCCACCGGCGCGGGCATCTGGAACCGCCGCACGCCGCTGGGCGAGTTCTCCGGCAACGTGGCCCACAGCGGCGACCGGGGCCTGAACGTCGACCACGGCGCCCAGGCCGACGGGAGCCACACCGAGACCACGTACTACATGCCCCGCGTGAACCCGGCCGACGAGAAGTCCGCGCCCGCCCCCGCCGCCTTCACGCGCTTCACGGCCTACAAGCAGCGCGATCAGGGCGTGTGGCTGCGCGGCGAGCACCACACCCTGTCCGGCGCCGTGCTGGCCGACAACGCCGTGGGCGCGACCTTCGCCTCGGACACGACTGTCATGAAGGACTCGCTGCTGATCGGCGAGACGGCGAACGTGGGCCAGCCGGAATCGTGGGAGAAGACTGGCGTCGGGGGCCGCTCGCTGCCCCGCCCCTGGGAGGCCGACTTCCCGATCCGCGGCTTCCAGTTCTACGACGGGCACGTCAGCATCCAGACCACCGCCCTGAGCGCCTTCCAGCCCAATGCCGTGCGGCAGGCGAGCGGGCTGGGCTACCTCTACCGCAACGCCTTCGCCCTGAATCCCGGCAACGACGCCCGTGGCCTGACCTGGCTCGACGACTCCCGGCGCGTCTACCTCCCAGACGCCCAGGCCGACAAGGATGGCGACAAGGCCGCGACCTTCCTCGACGCCGACGGCTCGGTGACCGGCACGCCCGGCCTGTCCGTGACCGGCAGCGCCCTGCTGCGGGACGCCCCGGACTGCTCGGCCCGCGCCGAGTGGAACGCCAGCGTCTGCGGGGGGCAGTACGCCCGCTTCTGGCTGGACGACGTGACGGATGGCAGGATCGGCCCGGTGCGCGCCACCAACGTCCGTGGGGCCAGCGTGGAGCTGACGGGCACGCCCGACAACTTCACGTCCTTCCACACCTCGGTGCGCCTGGGCGGCAGCTATGCCTTCGCCCCCGCCGCCGCCTCGCGCCACCTGCGCCTGGGCTTCGGAGACCGCGCACCCGGCGACACCCTGCGCCTGACCCTCCCCGCCAGTGCCGTTGGGACAGGGAGCGAGCCGATCCTCTACCGCGACTGGTGGGTGGACGAGCGCAACCGCCTGAAGAAGGTCGCCCTGGCCGACCTGGACGCCTCCAGCGGCGACGCCTACGCGCTGGAGGGCGGGACGCTGCACCTGAAACTGGTGGTTCAGAAAGACCGCGAATACGCCGTGGTGGACGTCTGCGCGGCGGCGCTGTGCAGGTAGGGGCGACCTACAGATAGATCAGGCAGCCCCGCTGGGTCAGTGCGTGAAAGGCGTCCGGCAGTCGTTCGATACGGTTCCAGCGCAGATCCAGCTTCCGTAGGTTCGGCAACTCTGCCAGTGCGTCGGG
It encodes:
- a CDS encoding nicotinate phosphoribosyltransferase, with the translated sequence MTTLQTPQPPLLSDDNLILDTDSYKSSHFLQYPAGTTRLFSYLESRGGRYPVTRFFGLQYLLDRYLTRRVTAAMVEEARALIEAHGEPFPYEGWMRVVNVHGGRLPLEVRAVPEGTLVPIHNVLMSVTNTDPELPWLVGWFETMLMRVWYPVTVATQSWHLREIIRAALEKSSDRAAEELPFKLHDFGSRGVSSRESAGIGGLAHLINFQGSDTLEALRVGRNHYGSDIAAFSIPAAEHSTITSWGKEHEVDAYRNMVARFSKPGSVFAVVSDSYDLKNAINVLWGDTLRQQVIDAGGTLVVRPDSGDPPAMVRLAVNALAAKFGTTTNSRGYKVLQHVRVIQGDGIDEATIRQILGNLDVDGFSAENVSFGMGGALLQKVDRDTQRFAYKASAGLIDGEYRGIYKDPVTDPGKRSKDGVLDLVLENGRMVTKAYKTFDTDFPGSLMRTVYRDGEMLVRDTLEEIRGRG
- a CDS encoding G8 domain-containing protein, which produces MTVPRLLPAALLCTLLLSCGGTNAEPTTSPAPKGTPTPGSAPSPAPSPTANLPQTKWSDPATWGDTVPTAGQKVTLPSGRRVILDVSPPALAGLTIPAGTALEFADQDLTLTSEWVMVHGELRIGSEGRPFTHQAEIVMTNTTPGEDVMGMGDRVLGVMDGTLELHGAPKLAWTRLESTAPAGSRTLTLQRAPDWAPGSSLTLASTDFNPNQTEEVVVQRVSGSTVTLATGLKYTHWAQSTTQAGLTLHERAEVGLLTRTIRIGAGEDASASGLGAHVMVMGKSAARIESTEFTRVGQRNTLRRYGMHFHQMGDAATSYFRGNSVHEVFNRCVVVHGTSNLRVQDNVTHDSVGHCLFLEDGNETGNTISGNLITLVRRPDKARGETPLLDSDKNPSGYWITNPANTVKDNVAAGIQGTGFWYALPEHPTGLAAATGAGIWNRRTPLGEFSGNVAHSGDRGLNVDHGAQADGSHTETTYYMPRVNPADEKSAPAPAAFTRFTAYKQRDQGVWLRGEHHTLSGAVLADNAVGATFASDTTVMKDSLLIGETANVGQPESWEKTGVGGRSLPRPWEADFPIRGFQFYDGHVSIQTTALSAFQPNAVRQASGLGYLYRNAFALNPGNDARGLTWLDDSRRVYLPDAQADKDGDKAATFLDADGSVTGTPGLSVTGSALLRDAPDCSARAEWNASVCGGQYARFWLDDVTDGRIGPVRATNVRGASVELTGTPDNFTSFHTSVRLGGSYAFAPAAASRHLRLGFGDRAPGDTLRLTLPASAVGTGSEPILYRDWWVDERNRLKKVALADLDASSGDAYALEGGTLHLKLVVQKDREYAVVDVCAAALCR
- a CDS encoding AAA family ATPase, which gives rise to MPEGRHGLIVGKFAPLHRGHMLVLERALAECGQVSVWVYSRPDFPDMPSPVRRGWIRDLYPARLYPGLHLLPDAPNPPLNSEPGEVHRAYVGGVLEGWSVRPDVVYTSEDYGEAFATSLGAAHVCVDRARGAVPISGTRLRADVHAHRAFLDPHVYAHFVQRVVILGAESTGKSTLTRALAQALGTSWVREYGRDVYEREQGMLSPEHFLEIAHGHRALEDEAARAPGVNRWVVCDTHAATTLMWSYLLTGTALPELHALADECRARYAHTFLCDTDLPHEQDGWRANTEVRGVQQAFIRQELGTRGVPYTVLRGTVSERVAQVQAVLGS
- a CDS encoding nicotinamide mononucleotide transporter family protein, producing MTLFGLTIPSLALDATGGLCVLVALYFLFAKRRAYWHWSNASVLPYFLLFVAGGEWMLAGLQVCYLLFGLHGLYLWWLEERRDRGELKFNEAAWYGVTWAASGLIFALTVYVTDFSATWNWVQFAAVTLSLIANFGTTRRWAWSWPVWVLVNAVQAVYYWHTGYWVLFVLQFVLGAMSLHGWRVWRRDEAREVAFA